In Tripterygium wilfordii isolate XIE 37 chromosome 17, ASM1340144v1, whole genome shotgun sequence, the genomic window TTTATAAGCTCCTCTTGAGCCTTATATAACTGCCAAGCTGCAGATAGACGGCCAGCATCTTTTCCAGAGTCAGAGTACCCTATCATAACTTCTTGCTTCCCATTGATTCTATTCCTGTACCAATCTATTGAGAAGAGACGAGCCACAGCAGCAGGAGCAGCATCAAGATCAGCTAGTTTTTCGAACAATGGAACAACCCTTAATGCCTGCTTCACATGACATTCACGTTGTAGAAGCTCGACAGCAAGTACATCGGATGGTGCTGTTGCCATTGAGATTATATACGCACCAAAATTGTCAGCAGGGAGCTCCGAGAGGACATGGAATGTGTCTAGGACATCAGCAATTTCTTCAGTCTTGGGAAGATCATGGCCAAAAAGAGGGCGCTTGCCTCTGAGCTCAGCCAAGAGCCATTCCTGCCTCTTTTCCTCTGACCATTCTCGATAAGATCCAATGCCCAGGTGCTTTGTGATCGCATCAATGACATCAGTATGCCTATCAGATTCTTGGCGAATATCAAGTCTCACAAGTGAAAGGCCAAAAGTAGAAACTTGTCGCAGAAAATCAAGAAGGCTTCCATCAGCTATTGGACGATCACCACAAGCACATAGTGATCGGTAGCAAAGCTCGAGTGGCTCCAGGAACTACATGAAACACAGAAAACCAATTAGTACTGACACAACTTTATCATACTTATTAATTAGACTTATAATAATTAGTTTTTCAAGATTTTCCAAAGCGAAAAGGAAGACCTGCTCAATGTCAGTGAAAGTTGCATCCTCGGGGACCTCAGAAATCCCGTTTGATAACAACTGACGAGAACGTTCACGTGTATTATACAGCTTGTCCCTCACATCACCAAGAACAACACGATAAGGCTCACTCGGGGGGACCTGTTTCCAGAATTCTGCATCCAGCATAGAACATATGCACACATGAAAATCAAGCAAAATGCAAGATATGTATCAATCACCAATGTCGACACTAATGGATAACTCCCTAGCACATCATTATCCCCACAATTCAAAAAACCAAGTAAATTTTCTGCGAAATCATTAACGATTAATTCACATTCCAATGGAAACAGATTTCTGGAAGATTCAAGACCTTAAATAGCAAGGTCCGAAGCAGATGCTATTAAAACCAACATTACATACCTATGTAGTGTTTTGCATCTCTCTTTGAAGACCTATGAAGTTCATCAGCACGAGCACGGAGCTCTTCATTGCAGCGCCACATGGACAACTGCAAATAATATCACAATATAATTAAGATTGATGCAAAATTGGAAACCAAAGACAGCAATGGCAGATATCTAAAGATTAAAAGACCATGGTCTCTACAGATTGAAATGATCTTCTCAATACCTCAAACATGAGATCCTCTATCTGGGAGAAGTACAAGTTAGCGGCCATCATTCTAGCTAATAAACAAACATCCCGTGTAACTTCAGGAGTTACTCTGGGGTTACCTGTGACAAAAATCAGAAAGAATAAAGGTTCTGATGCTCAGAACAAACGGAAGCTAAAGATAGCAAGAATTCTTGATCATTAGTGCATACCATCACGATCCCCACCCATCCAAGAAGAGAATTGAATGAGGGGAGCATTGTAAGGAATACGTTCATTTATCCCTATGTTCTTCAGAGCAGTATCAACACGGCGCAAGAATTTTGGTACGCCTTTCCAGATTGTCTCATGGAAGTAGCTCATTCCTGCTCTCATTTCATCTTGTGGAGTAGGAGGCGCCCTCCGGATTTCATCAGTACGAAAACAAGCTTGAATCTGCATAATACAAGACAGACACAATAAATGATCCAAGCTCGTCGTAAACAATATTTTCATCAGCATCCATATACCTCTCTCTGTAGAGCCTCGTCAAGTTCTTGCTTATCATCAGGAGTAATGTCCTTCGCATACAACTGAGTCAAGCAATCCCGTACCCTGACAAAGAACAAAACACGATTAGTAGATGAACTGATACTTGGGAACAACTAACCCCCTGCAGATTGTATCTTAACAACTACAAATCGCTAAAAAGCAGTTATGTTTCCGCTTGCTAATTAATTATCACAGCATTGGCAAAACAAAATACACATCCTCACAAATTCCTGTTATATGTGGCTTCAAAAAATTTCTATTGTGAAAGATCATTGAACCATAACGTAATTGGGGAACACACCTTGCATGCTTTTGCAGCAAAGATCTGCGAACAGATTGCGTGGGATGTGCAGTGAAGACTAAATCCACAGTCTGGTTCTTCAAAGCATCGAAAACTTCTTCAGGGGATTTCTTCAAATCAACCACAAGCCTCTTAATCGTCTCTTCAATATCGGATTCAGTTGTTGCTGAACTCTCATCAGCAAGATTCCCCTTCTTCAACTTTATCCTACGCCGGTAAGCAATTTGAACCTCCTCAGCCAAGTTAGCCAAGTTAAGCATATTGGAAAATGATTTGGAAAGAACGATAGAATCGCCAGGATCCAAACTTGTTAGAACCTTCCCAAGCTCCTCCAGCTTTTGAGTGTCACGCTTCCCTTCATACTCAGCGGAGAGTTCGTAACATTCTTGTACCTAATCCAGAGTTATTAGTAAAGCAAATGAGCTATTCCCATCATTAACAAAACTACCTCCGAATAGAAAACTCCGCATGTACCTTTACAAATTGTAATCCATCAGCTTCAATTCAGTCAACCAAAATTCTTATTCGTATTTGACGATTATGAGGAAATGAAGCTAAGCCTAGCGTATAAGATGGATGAACCCAACCGATACGATACTCACAAAGTCAAGCAAGTCATAAACCAATAGCACTTGATCGAAACCAACAAAGTAACAAAAAGACGTTCTTTTTGAATGGAATTGAGTGTTCTTGAACATCATGGAACATAAACTTAATATAATTGAAACCAAGTtcgcataaaaaaaaattatcataacAATTTTGATCATTGACGTATTAATAGTCACGGTAAAGAATATATTCCACAAAGAAACagaggaaaaatgaaaaaaacaaacagaTGCAGCATTACCGTTTCTCTGATACCCTCTCCATGTAGATCCTGCACTATATCAAGAAATCGATCCAACAGCAACGCATCATACTCGACCAACTTGTCATCCTCAGACACCTTCCTTGGCGCTAGTAGCCTCAGTTGGGCATCTATTGATGCCATTTTCTCAAAGTTCCTGGCCATCTCTCTCCCTGTTTTGTCTCAAATACTCACACAATCACTATCACTATCACTCTGTTTTTTTAACCTTCTCCCGTGCTgggtatttgaaaaaaaaaaggttcttcTTTTGGGCTAAAATTGTTATTAGCAAAAAGAGATTAAAACCCAATTGAGAGGAAGACGGAATTGAAATCCGAAAGCAATattaattacaaaacaaaaggTGAGTAACGAAGAGAAATGAATCTCGTGATACacagaagaaggagaagaagaaatcgAGCGGTCGGGTTCGTGAAGAGAAATGGGGACCTTATGATCTCCACCACGAGAAAGTGACAAAAGTAAATCTCCGGATTCGAtcagaaaaaaaagagacagaCGGCTCTGAAGTTGTGAAGCTCTCTCGTGGCTTCCTGAATTTATTTATAGAGATAGGAGTAGGATggtcatatttttttattaaaaacttGTGGTttgaaaaaaagaggaaaataaaatatataattcttTGAAGTCAACAAGTGATACTCGGCACGTAattatctttttttgttttttatttcttaatttacaaatgtgtttttttatgaaatatttaaatTACTGTAGAGTTACTTTTTTCCCTGGTACTGTAGAGTTACTTGAAATAAATGGAATTGGTAATGGAATATTCGTTTACATTAATGaccttctatttatttttcaataataattaatacagtTTTTTGTGTTGACTTTTGACTTTGGGAGCTCGCATGTTCCATCATGTCATCACTTGCAGGATCAACAATGACATGAATGTCCTCCAAGACTTCCGGGTGCCCATGGCATCGGATGTCATAATAGAAAGTAAGTAATCTTTTAtaaaaaatgtgagaaaatttAAAAGTCTTGTTCATTGaatccaatcaacaatagagtCCATAAAAATCATTCCGTATTGGTGAGGGGAAATCAAAGTGTTTGCGTGATTTGAGGTATAATGCAGACAATACAATACATCTATAAATTATCTGGATTAGATTTTTATTACATGGTATTAGAGCAGGATCTAATTACGAATTTAGATTCACTTACCTCCATTTGTTGAGCCTTTCGGATGTTTTTATAGACGGATCACTTACGAGTGAGGGGTGCCTCAATCTCGTATGTGCATTTGTAGAGTTTTTCGGACGTCCAATGGATGAACCAACCATATGTGATAGGACCCTAAATCGTGTAGTTCACTTGTTGAGTCTCGTATAACCGAACCTACAAGTGCGAGGGAGTGTTAAGATAAAAGTAGCACATCTGAAAGTTGAGGTAAAACAAAGTGCTTTATAAGATAAGATTTAGCACCTCTCAATTGTATATGAcccttttaaggacaaaatctTGCGGGCCTTGAGGTCTAAATCGAACAATATCTCAACAAGttatttgggttggaatttCTTAAAACACACCAagcttttgtttctttgtaATCTAAATTGATGTCAAATAAAGAACATATAAAGCATATACTTATGTAATCGAATCTAAACTTAACCAGAAGCAAGAATAAGCTCTAAAACATATGGAATATGCTTGATTAGCTAATAAAAGAATCAATATAGaacaatgatatatatcatatatggaaAGGGGTTAAAAAGATgagaatcaaattaaattactaAATGAGATACGCACTCAGAAGCTtatcaaaaaaactaaaaactaaaatttatatatgcattagttatgctttaattaattaattaaaaaggaCTTGTTAACGATGAACATAAGTACATGAGAAGATTAGGGTGGCGCATGCAATTTTATGTGACGTATATAtccaaattattttaatttgctTTATATTAACCATTGGGCTTATTATAGGCTTTCACTTTGAGATAGCATACATGTTAAAAGCCCATTAAGATTACGTCCATAAAACATCAGGCCATATTCATGTGGGCCAACGGCCTGGGTACGTATTAGTTTGCGGGCCTTCTCTAAAACCCAAAATAAAGAGGCCCAGTTCTGTGACTCAACCCAGTCCAGTACGGTTGGGCTAGTAGCTGTATCTTGCCGTGATGCGAGCTTCTGTGAATGGAATTTAATAAGGGCCTGTGCATGGAGATGAACCAACGAGAGAAGCCATATATAAAACGCTCCATTCaattattcaaacaaaaatgtaaaaacaaactcatatatatttatataagcaTTCAAAAAGTGCAGTTTAATATTTGACATGTGcacagtttatatatatatatatatatatatatatatatatatatatatggggttGGCAGGATATTGAAAATAGGAAAACAGGCATGAAATCGTTCAACTTTTATGAAAATGCATGATCCTGCAAGACAGCATAAACAAACATCATTAGTCACCATACCATGTAAGAATAATGAAGATCAAacatttcttaaaaaaaataaacagtgTAAATGACTTGACGTACATTTTAAAATGAAGAAGTAGTTCAAAGCAAAGAAGCAGTGGGAGTTCATAAATATTTGTCCTCTCTAGATATCTTAGAGCATCCAgatagaaaatataaaaataaaataaaataccagaacacatggtatcagagccttAATTTGATCATTAATTCAGATCCTCTCCGAGTTCAAGCATGCATACCTCTCGATCAAAGGGGACATTTATATATACCAGTACTTTGGCTGTGCATGTAGCTAGGTAAGTCTACCTCTCCACTTGTTATAAAACCATAATGGAATCAGTCAAGAAAATGTAATCTAAGCTATACGTACGTATGGAACATGCAGTAGCGCGCTTGGACTATTAAACACATCTTTTCGATTaagaagtatatatatatatatatatatatatatatatatatatatatatatatatatatatatatatatatataatttacactCATAAATGGAGTTTGCTCTGCCTACTGAAGGTCGAACTAGGAAACTTGTTACTTTATCTAGGAATCCTGCAGAGAAGAGTAACACTAATCAGCAAATCAAACCCCAATGCAAAAGATTAGTATATACTGTATATTTAATCTTGATCTGGGTTCAAATCCTGCTGCCTCTACCTAGAATTCTATAACACAAACAGATTGTGACATACATTGCCCACAAACACGTATGTTATCTATGCTAACATAACAcataccacacacataaatatctGTATGAATAACCTAATACATACCACACACACAGGGACATATGTTAATAAAGATAAGTCTTCTTTAAATCATTAGAGGAGAGACAATAGCACAATCATATATTTGGCGATAGTCTAGTTGGTTATCGATCTCTCCGTACTTAGGTCGTAAAGGATCTCACCCAAGATGAGAGTTCGATTCCAAGCTGACACATCTATTTTCAAGTGTTTTGCACTAGGCATTGGTCCCACTAACCTGTCGAGCGGGTTTGTACATGCTTAGCCTAGCTCAAATTTGGGTTTAGTGAACTGTCCAAAAGATATGGAGCCCGCTGGGttgttctcgattaaaaaaaaacagaagacaaACAATAACACGTGACGTGGTACGGTTATGAGCCCAGGTAATATATGCAGAAAAGTAAGAATAAAGTATCAATAAACcccatatgtgtgtgtgtgtatgtacaCGTAGAATAAATGCTAGGGTTCACCTGATTTGTTGAAAGGCCcataggccacacacacgctaatccatgcccgaggggtatgaaggccaccacatcggatgaaaactacccaaatcccaaccccCTTATGAGAATAAAactctggacctcaaggtcctgggcaaaCAACTTGACCAATCAGGCTATCTCCTATTCTCAGGGTTCACCTGATTTGAAGTGCTAATCAAAAGCACTGTCAGTAAAATGGGAATATAGAACGTGCTGTCCCACAAAATCTGAGACTggaaaacatgaaatctaaaatGGCAACAAAAAGTGAAGACACAAAATTCAAAACTGCCCCTACAGAGATCTTCAGTACTGCTAAagaaaacccaatcagtggggCATTAACTTCATATGGGTTTTGTTGCAAATTATCAAAGAAGAATGATATTGGCATTAGTTCATCATCCAAGAGATTCTCAATCATGTCTTTGTTATATTAAATTACAGATAAAGCATGCATGAACATTAAAATACTACTTGACTAATTAAGCAACAACTAattaaaaccttaaaccttgaAGAGTCGTCATGGAATCTCAATCATTTGTGTATTTGCAGAATCTTAAAAGACTTAGCTGAGAACAATTAATTAGTATATAATACATAGTAGTTAGTGTTAATCCTGAATGATTTCTCCCTCTATTAGTCTATTTGCATGTTTGTCTGTGAGTGTGGCTGCAGTGTTATGTGGCACTGCATGTGGTTTGCTCTAATTATAGTGTTTGAAGTAATTAATCAACTGATTAATATTTCCAATTATACCTAAATGTAAAGCCTACATCGATTTTTTTGGATAGATAAGCGAGAGTGGAGACTCGAACTTGAATATCACTCAATTCGAGTATATGCCTTAATCACCTCAGCTGAGGGATTGTTGGCCCTGAATCGTATAAAATTAATGCTTGAATTAtatgaaccaaaaaaaagtcAAGATAATTTTCATGAGTGGCTATGCAATTTTAGGGTTCTCGTATTGTGCAAGATGCTGATTCTAATTAAATTATCTATCAagtcaatcgaatctgtctcaATACTTAATGATTGAATTCCCAAATCTCCCTGGCCAGTACTCTACATGTCCTTAAAAAATGCTTAGTTTGTTTGAAGTCTATGGTTAAT contains:
- the LOC119982176 gene encoding phosphoenolpyruvate carboxylase-like, encoding MARNFEKMASIDAQLRLLAPRKVSEDDKLVEYDALLLDRFLDIVQDLHGEGIRETVQECYELSAEYEGKRDTQKLEELGKVLTSLDPGDSIVLSKSFSNMLNLANLAEEVQIAYRRRIKLKKGNLADESSATTESDIEETIKRLVVDLKKSPEEVFDALKNQTVDLVFTAHPTQSVRRSLLQKHARVRDCLTQLYAKDITPDDKQELDEALQREIQACFRTDEIRRAPPTPQDEMRAGMSYFHETIWKGVPKFLRRVDTALKNIGINERIPYNAPLIQFSSWMGGDRDGNPRVTPEVTRDVCLLARMMAANLYFSQIEDLMFELSMWRCNEELRARADELHRSSKRDAKHYIEFWKQVPPSEPYRVVLGDVRDKLYNTRERSRQLLSNGISEVPEDATFTDIEQFLEPLELCYRSLCACGDRPIADGSLLDFLRQVSTFGLSLVRLDIRQESDRHTDVIDAITKHLGIGSYREWSEEKRQEWLLAELRGKRPLFGHDLPKTEEIADVLDTFHVLSELPADNFGAYIISMATAPSDVLAVELLQRECHVKQALRVVPLFEKLADLDAAPAAVARLFSIDWYRNRINGKQEVMIGYSDSGKDAGRLSAAWQLYKAQEELIKVAKQYGVKLTMFHGRGGTVGRGGGPTHLAILSQPPDTINGSLRVTVQGEVIEQSFGEEHLCFRTLQRYTAATLEHGMHPPISPKSEWRALMDEMAIAATKEYRSIVFQEPRFVEYFRLATPELEYGRMNIGSRPSKRKPSGGIESLRAIPWIFAWTQTRFHLPVWLGVGAAFKYAIEKDSKNLPMLQEMYNQWPFFRVTIDLLEMVFAKGDPGIAALYDQLLVSKDLWSLGERLRANYDETRCLLLQVAGHRDLLEGDPYLKQRLSLRDPYITTLNVCQVYTLKRIRDPNYNVEVRPHLSKEYMESKAAAELLQLNPSSEYAPGLEDTLILTMKGIAAGLQNTG